One window of Papaver somniferum cultivar HN1 chromosome 9, ASM357369v1, whole genome shotgun sequence genomic DNA carries:
- the LOC113312466 gene encoding uncharacterized protein LOC113312466: protein MAAIHLDGKAGKWFENFRLNKYHISWPELSENICSRFENPAHDNIVGIFNKLSQLTTVEAYFEEFEYYKALLLSVHKDFPESYFIASFIGGLKEELRNSILMFESKTLMNAFSLARMQEQTLLLQHKTHKPTTRNFSPSFSTSRPFPPTTLPPKPTYIPPTSSTTQPIPKPSPPLPFKKLTPEQVQAIKAQGLCFNCDETYRRGHVCKKQYLCVLIGEETEEIFDSGLDTERETDEEPLVESNMGISLNAFTDTTSADTIRIPGFVKKKIISVLIDTGSTHRFIDSNLAKSLQCSVEKTASLLVTVANGDKTVSSGICSQLEWSMQGHKFCGDLRPPPLGGCDIVLGADWLRNLGDVLFNLAKLCITFKHKGKKITLQGTTTKPSLHMMSGSAIKKDLDHKIPLQPNSVPVNLRPYKCPYIQKSVVEQLVQDMLLSGIIQPNNNPFASPILLVKKKDNSWRFCVDYRKLNNITIKDKFPIPVIDELLDELHGSKFFTKIDLKSGYHQIRVYPSDVHTTAFRTHHGHFEFKVMPFCLTNAPATFQALMNKIFQPHLRKFILVFFDDILIYSPSLEDHVLHLQITLQILRENQLFANFSKCCFGQSELEYLGHIVTANGVKADPAKISAMVDWPIPTTIKALRGFLGLTGYYKKFVKDYGLLCRPLTDLLKRNSFHWSPAATTAFIQLKSAMSTTPVLALPDFTKQFMLETDACDVGISDVLVQENRAIAFYSKPLGPKVAAMFTYEKELLAIFQVVTRWKHYLQAWTQDIIDNYDDDSTVQNLIAQLTLTPSSNLKYTYLNGILRYKERLYIGSSTSTRTKILDSIHSSAVGRHSGMQATYIRAKSYFYWPAMKKDILLFVSTCDVCQRHKGEHTFPAGLLQPLPIPDHAWQHISMDFIEGLPMSERKSIILFVVDRLTKYIHFIGLHHPYTAASVAREFLSNVFKLHGLPASIVYGETKSSQTDGQTERVNYCLEIYLRCMCSHQQKKWHLWLPLDEWWYNTNYHTRLKMSPFQPLYGYLPPHLAFPSSATTSVAAVDDYMKQRAVVIDLLKETLHKSQERMKFFADKTRIDRVFEVGNKVYLKLQPYRQASVDLRRNLKLATKYYGPFSIIQKIGAAAYKLQLLA, encoded by the exons ATGGCAGCCATACACCTTGATGGTAAGGCAGGTAAATGGTTTGAGAATTTCAGATTGAATAAATATCACATCTCCTGGCCAGAGTTATCTGAAAATATTTGCTCTCGTTTTGAAAACCCTGCTCATGATAATATAGTTGGTATCTTTAATAAATTATCTCAACTGACCACTGTTGAAGCCtattttgaagaatttgagtatTACAAGGCCTTACTGCTAAGTGTTCATAAGGATTTTCCTGAATCTTATTTCATTGCTAGTTTTATTGGTGGTTTGAAAGAGGAACTCAGAAATTCCATTTTAATGTTTGAGTCTAAAACACTAATGAATGCATTTTCTCTTGCAAGAATGCAAGAGCAGACATTACTCCTCCAACATAAAACTCATAAACCCACTACAAGAAATTTTTCTCCATCTTTCAGTACTTCAAGACCCTTCCCACCAACCACCCTTCCTCCTAAACCTACTTATATACCTCCCACTTCATCTACTACACAACCCATACCTAAACCCTCTCCACCATTACCTTTCAAAAAACTCACTCCTGAGCAGGTGCAAGCAATAAAGGCACAGGGCCTATGTTTCAATTGTGATGAGACATACAGAAGGGGTCATGTGTGTAAAAAACAGTACTTATGTGTGTTAATTGGAGAGGAAACTGAGGAAATATTTGATTCTGGACTAGACACAGAGCGTGAGACTGATGAGGAGCCCTTAGTGGAGAGTAACATGGGGATCTCACTAAATGCATTTACAGACACCACCTCAGCTGATACTATCAGGATTCCTGGTTTTGTCAAGAAGAAAATCATCTCTGTTTTGATTGATACAGGCAGCACTCATAGATTCATTGACTCTAACTTAGCCAAAAGCTTACAATGTTCCGTTGAAAAAACTGCTAGTCTCCTAGTCACTGTGGCCAATGGGGATAAAACTGTAAGCTCTGGCATTTGTTCTCAATTGGAGTGGTCCATGCAAGGACACAAGTTTTGTGGAGATTTAAGACCTCCACCCTTAGGAGGCTGTGACATTGTATTGGGTGCTGATTGGCTGAGGAATTTGGGAGATGTCTTATTCAACCTTGCCAAGCTTTGCATTACCTTCAAACATAAGGGTAAGAAGATCACATTgcaggggacaacaacaaaaccaTCCTTACACATGATGAGTGGCTCTGCAATTAAAAA GGATTTGGACCATAAAATTCCTTTACAGCCCAATTCAGTACCTGTCAACTTGAGACCCTATAAATGTCCATACATTCAAAAATCTGTGGTGGAGCAACTGGTTCAAGACATGCTACTTTCTGGAATTATTCAACCCAACAACAACCCATTTGCCTCTCCAATTCTACTTGTTAAGAAGAAAGACAACTCTTGGAGATTTTGTGTAGATTATAGGAAGCTGAACAACATTACTATAAAAGACAAATTTCCAATTCCAGTGATTGATGAACTCTTGGATGAATTACATGGCTCCAAATTCTTCACCAAGATTGATCTGAAGTCTGGATATCACCAGATAAGAGTATACCCTTCTGACGTACACACAACTGCTTTCAGAACCCATCATGGTCACTTTGAGTTCAAGGTGATGCCATTTTGCCTTACAAATGCTCCTGCCACATTTCAAGCACTCATGAATAAGATTTTTCAACCTCATCTTAGAAAGTTTATTCTagtcttctttgatgacatacTTATCTACAGTCCTTCCTTGGAGGATCATGTTCTGCATTTGCAAATTACTTTACAAATCCTCAGAGAGAATCAGTTGTTTGCAAACTTCTCCAAGTGTTGTTTTGGGCAGTCTGAACTGGAGTATTTGGGACACATTGTCACTGCTAATGGGGTTAAAGCTGATCCTGCAAAAATCTCAGCAATGGTGGATTGGCCTATACCTACAACTATTAAAGCTTTAAGAGGATTTTTGGGTCTCACTGGTTATTACAAGAAGTTTGTTAAGGATTATGGACTTCTTTGTAGACCATTGACTGATTTACTTAAAAGGAATTCTTTTCATTGGTCTCCTGCTGCCACTACTGCTTTTATTCAGCTCAAGAGTGCCATGTCAACTACACCTGTGCTTGCATTGCCTGACTTTACAAAGCAATTTATGTTAGAAACAGATGCTTGTGATGTGGGAATTAGTGATGTCCTCGTGCAAGAAAACAGAGCAATTGCTTTTTACAGCAAACCATTGGGACCAAAAGTTGCTGCTATGTTTACTTATGAGAAGGAGTTGCTAGCCATTTTTCAAGTTGTCACTAGATGGAAGCATTACTTACAAG CTTGGACTCAAGACATTATTGACAATTATGATGATGACTCCACAGTTCAGAATTTAATTGCTCAGCTTACTCTCACTCCCAGCTCTAATCTTAAATACACCTACTTAAATGGCATTTTAAGATACAAGGAAAGACTATACATTGGCAGTTCTACCTCTACTAGAACAAAAATTTTAGACTCCATCCACTCTTCAGCAGTAGGGAGGCATTCTGGTATGCAGGCCACTTATATTAGAGCCAAATCTTACTTCTACTGGCCTGCAATGAAGAAGGATATTCTACTATTTGTCTCAACTTGTGATGTTTGCCAAAGACACAAAGGAGAGCATACTTTTCCTGCTGGCTTACTTCAACCATTACCCATTCCAGACCATGCATGGCAACACATCTCAATGGATTTTATTGAAGGATTGCCAATGAGTGAAAGAAAGTCAATCATTTTGTTTGTGGTAGACAGACTTACTAAGTACATCCACTTTATTGGATTGCACCATCCTTACACAGCTGCCTCTGTTGCTAGGGAATTTCTCTCTAATGTGTTCAAGCTTCATGGGCTACCTGCTTCCATAGTTTATGGAGAGACAAAATCTTCACAA ACTGATGGCCAAACTGAAAGGGTGAATTATTGTCTTGAAATCTACTTGAGATGCATGTGtagtcatcaacaaaagaaatggcATTTGTGGCTTCCCTTGGATGAGTGGTGGTACAATACCAACTACCACACTAGATTGAAGATGAGTCCCTTCCAGCCACTATACGGATATCTTCCTCCACACTTAGCTTTTCCTTCTTCTGCCaccacttctgttgctgctgttgatgatTATATGAAACAGAGAGCTGTTGTAATTGATCTTTTGAAGGAAACCTTACAtaagtcacaagagaggatgaagttCTTTGCTGACAAGACCAGAATTGATAGAGTTTTTGAAGTGGGTAACAAAGTATATCTCAAGCTGCAACCTTATAGACAAGCCTCTGTGGATTTGAGAAGAAATCTGAAACTAGCAACCAAATACTATGGCCCTTTCTCCATTATCCAGAAGATTGGTGCAGCTGCTTACAAACTTCAATTACTAGCATAG